The Manis pentadactyla isolate mManPen7 chromosome 12, mManPen7.hap1, whole genome shotgun sequence genome contains the following window.
tctggggtttcTGCTATAAGGacactgatcccattcatgacAGCTGCACCCTCAGAACCTAACcaactcccaaaggccccacctccaaacaccttccccttgggggttaggatttcagcatGTGAATCTGGGGGGACAGACGTTGAGTCCATAGCACTATGTGAGCCACATGCGTGTAGGTGTCTGGGCCTGTTGGCTTTGTTATCTTGTCCCAGTGGGGAGTGTTCCCCTCTGGGCAGGTTTTTTGGTTCTTTGTGGCCTTGCATAGGTCCAGCCATGACCCCAGGTGCCCTGACAGTGCCCCCTTGTCCCCTGCAGGGAGCCATTCGTGCTGGCCAAGCTGCAGCCCGAGGATGGCCTCTACCTCATCCACTGGAGCACCAGCCACCTCAGCCGCCTCATCCTCACGGTGGCACAGCGCGACCaggtgggcctggggcaggggtccTGGGCTGGGTCTGGGCACGCTCCCTGCCTGGACCTCTGCTCACCGCCCCTGCCACCCTCCCCAGGCACCTGGCGCCGGGTGCTTGCGTCTGCGCAGGTTCCCCATCGAGCTGCAGGCTGGGGTCTTCAGGCTAGAGGGCTGGGACCGGTCCTTCCCCAGCGCGCGGGAGCTGCGGGCTGCCCTGCAAGGCTGCTCGCTGCGGACCGGCAACGACTGCTTCTCCTTGCACCGCTGCTGCCTGCCACAGCCAGGAGGTATGCAGGGGCCGTGGGGTGGGGATGGCATCTCCCCGCGCCCTCCATGCCAGCCCTCCTAACTTGACTTCTCCTCACAGAAATCTCCAATCTCATCATCATGCGGGGACCTCGGGCCAACACCAGGCCACTTAACCTCAGCCAGCTCAGCTTCCACCGGATCTGCCAGGACGACATCACCCAGGTGCGTGCAGctggctgcccctgcccctccgaCCACCCCCCCTCCCCCGCTGGGCCCTGGGGAGGGCAGCCTGGTGCTGTTGTCATGGAGATGTTCCATGCATGTTCCCCCAGCTGTCCCACCTGGGCCAGGGCACCAGGACCAACGTGTATGAAGGCCTCTTGCGAGTGGGGGGCCAAAGCCCCAAGGAGGGCAGGGCAGACGGTGGGGACTCCCCCTTGCCCAGCGGGGGCCGCGGGCAAGAACTGCGAGTGGTACTCAAGGTGCTGGACCCCAGCCATCACGACATTGCCCTGGTAAGTGAGCTCAGCCAGGGGACGGGGCAAGAGGAGGGGCGGCGCAGGGTCTGTAgtcacctgccctgccctgtccccacAGGCCTTCTATGAGACAGCCAGTCTCATGAGCCAGGTCTCCCATGTGCACCTGGCCTTCATGCATGGCGTCTGCGTGCATGGCTCTGAGAGTGAGTGGGCCCATCTCAACCACCCCTGTTTACAGGCCGACTCCCACTTATGCCCACCCCGGGTACCCCCCAAGCAGCTGCATCCTTACCCCAACTACATGCTGACCCTTGATCTGCATCCTGACCCCTCACTACATCCCAGTCTGACTATTCAGCTCAACTCTACCCTAACACCTGGCTATACCTTGACCCTCATCCTATACCCCAACCCCTGGCTACACCTTGACCATTATCTGTACCCtgatccctggctggctacacccCAACCCTCAACCAACACCCTGACTCCCCACTGCTTTCCACATTCCAGATATCATCTAAACCCCTCTACAGCCCAGCCCCTGTCTCCCCTCTAACCCATTGGCACTGTGACCCCTGCAGACCCCAGCCCTGATGGGTGCCCCAGTCCTCCAGATCTCAGCCCCTGTTCTACCCCCACCTCTACCCCTACCCTGTGTATACCCCAAAACTCCTTGTGTGGGTAACCCCTGCCAGCCCATGTGTCCATCTCCTGCCTTCCCCCCAACCATGGCTTAACCCTTACTTTGCTTACCTCCCACCCCATGAGCACCCCTGCTCAGGGGACCCTAACGGCACttatgcccagcctcaggctcCACACCTCCTCTCGTCTGCACCCACGCCCCGTTGCCCCGTGTCCATCCTCATCGTGGCCATTTAAACATCAGCCTCCCATGTGCCCCAGCCCCCCTCTGCACCCAGATGCCCATACTCACCTCTGTCTTACCCTGCATACACCTCGGCCTGTGCTCCATCCTGCATTTctcctctccccagtccctcccaAATGCCCCCTCACCTTCCCTACCCACAGCCCCGGCCCCAGCCCTGGCACCCTGGAGGGCGGGGGCAGGCGGGTGTCCCCTGCAGCGGCTGGGCCTTTGCAGACATCATGGTGACGGAGTTCGTGGAGCGTGGGCCCCTGGATGTGTGGCTGCGGCGGGAGAGGGGCCACGTGCCTGTGGCCTGGAAGGTGGTGGTGGCCCAGCAGCTGGCCAGCGCCCTCAGCTACCTGGTGTGTGGCCTGTGGGAGGGGCcgggtgggtggggaggccagggtggcctCAGCTTTGGCTGTGGAGGTCTGACCCGTTCCTCAATCCACACGCTGGCCCTGGGAGATCTTTCCACGGACCTCCTCTGCTCACACACTCCTGGGGCTCCCATCTCCCCTAGGGAAGAATAGCAAACTCTGCCCCCTGGTATCTGAAGCCCTGGGGGCCCATTCACCCTTAGCCCCTCCTGGTCCAGTCACCCCACTTTTCAGAGCATCCCCTCTGTGGCCAAGGCTCTAAGGACAGACCTGAGGATAAAACAGAAGTCTATTCTCCAGGATCTGGCATTTTAGTTGGGAAGAACGAATGAGAGAAATATTAAGTACATTGTTTAATAAGTTAGAAGGTAGTAAGAACCATGAAAAACAAAGCCAGGGGGCAGATAAGGAGTTGCTGCAGTTGGGAAAGAGGTGACTTTTTAAATACATGGGTGGGGGAAGGCCTCACTAAGGTGGCCTGGAAGGGAGAGGGGGAGCCGAGAGGGTGTCCGGGGGAAGCACATTCCAGGTGTAGAGAACagctagtgcaaaggccctggggcagcagCATGCCTGGCATGGATTTGAGGACAACAGTCAGGTCCTCTGGCCTTTTGTCCCTGGACGAGCGCCTTGGCCACCAGCTCTGAGAGAACAGAAAATACTCACTGGGCACCCAGAGCTGCCTGCTCACGATGACAATGTATCAGGGTCCTAGGAATGACTATGCGTGTCTTTTTCACATGGGCTGTCCCTGTGAGAACCAGGGTTGGGTCGGGGTTTACAATCCCCTAGTGGCCACGGCCCctttccacccctccccaggAAGATAAGAGCCTGGTTCATGGAAATGTGTGTGGGCGGAATATCCTGCTGGCACGGCTGGGGCTGGCAGAAGGCACCAGCCCATTCATCAAGCTGAGTGACCCCGGCGTGGGTCTGAACGTCCTCTCCAGGGAGGGTAAAGACCAGGATGGGGCTGGGCATGGGGCCGGGCTTTCCCTACTCCTTTCATCCTTGGTGACATCTGACCCTGGCCCCCAGAGCGGGTAGAGCGGATCCCCTGGACAGCGCCCGAGTGCCTGTCTGGTGGGGCCAATAGCCTAAGCACTGCGGCTGACAAGTGGGGCTTTGGTGCCACTCTGCTGGAGATCTGCTTCGACGGGGAGGCCCCCCTGCAGGGCCGTGGCCCCTCTGAGGTATGTCCAGGGGCCCCCGAGGTATTTCCCACAGAGGGGCCTGGCAACTTCAAGAAGTCCATGGGCACATTCTGGGCCAAAGCTGCCTTCCCTCTGGCCTCACATTGCACCATCTCTTTGGGGCTCTGTCAGGTCATCTGTCACTTGGGGTTAActatagtacctacttcataagGTTGTTGTGGCACACAGCATATAATCAGCATGCTTCAGTTTTAAGCAGAGTGACCAGGGCAATGATGGGGAAAAGCACAGGCTGGGGTGGAGAGAGGGTCCCAGAGGATGTCCCTGAACCAGCTGAAGGATCAGGCAAGGCTTCCCTTGAGCAGGTTTTAATCTTAAGTACAGAAATATTGCAGGGACCCAGGCTAGGAAGGGCCTAAGCAAAGagcacagcatgtgcaaaggcccagaggctttAGTGCCTTCTGGGAGGTACAGTCTGCAAAAGCTTGCTGGAGACAGAGAGATGAGCTGGGGGCAGAGGTGGGTGGAAGCCAGGGCAGGAAGGGCCACGTGTGCGATGCGTCCACACAGCAGAATCAGCAGGTCTTGCTCAAAGTCAGCACTGACTGCAGTGGTGGCTGGCTAAGTCTGCTTCGCTTTGCAACCTTCAGtggccttatctgtaaaatgggaatcacAAGAGCAAGGACCTACGTAGTCCAGTCCTTCGCTCTCTAAGCCTGACTCTGCCTTTGGGAGAAGAGGACTTGGGGGAAGGGACACTGACTCCCCTGGCTCCCCTTCCCCACAGAAAGAGCGCTTCTACCAGAAGCAGCACCAGCTGCCGGAGCCCTCTTGCCCAGACCTGGCAACGCTCACCAGTCAATGCCTGACCTACGAGCCGGCACAGCGGCCGTCTTTCCGTACCATCCTGCGGGACCTCACTAGGCTGCAGCCCCAGAGTGAGCCCCGCCCAATGCTGGGACTCTGGGGGACCGGGAGGGGGCTCGGGTCCCCGCTGACACAGGCATGGCGCTCCCAGTCTCTGCATCGACCCCGTGTGTGCGGATGTCTAATGTACTTAAGAGCGTGTAGAAGCCAAGCGCTTTAATACTTGGTTTGGAGGGAGTTACAGCTCTTAAGGTGAATTAGACCCTAGTTATTTGTTTCTCCCTTGATGGAAAGTTTGCCCTTTACCCAATCTCAGAACATCCCAGGTATCGCTTTTGATGCAGCCAACTCTGCATGTTGGGTAAGAAGTGGAATTTTCCAGGTGTTGCAAATGTTTCCTTATCTCTGGGATCAGATGCTCGGGGAGCAGGCACCCGCTTTCTGTGACCCCAAGTGTGGGCCTGCTGGGGAAAGCAGCAGGGGGTCCGGGCTCATCCACTGTGGCTCTTCCAGATCTCGTTGACGTCTTGGCGGTGAACCTGGACTCGCCAGCGTCAGACCCCACGGTTTTCCATAAGCGCTATTTGAAGAAGATCCGGGATCTGGGCGAGGTGAGGGTGGGGCTCGGAGGATGGGGCGGGGCCTCGGTGCTTCCACCTGGTAGGAGAAAGGGTTTGGGTCTAATTCGGGAGATGTGGGTGGAACTTGGCCTACAAGACCCTCATGTTCAAGGGAGGCCCAGGGAAATTGAAAGGAGAGCCTAGGGTCCAAGGAGACCCTCCAGCGCGGAGTTGGTGGGGCCTGGGTAGGATCTTCCAAACCCACCTGCCCGGAGGCGCGGCCTAGGGAGCCGCGGGTGGATCCGACCCTCCCGCGTGCTCCGGCCAGGGCCACTTTGGCAAGGTCAGCCTGTACTGCTACGACCCGACCAACGACGGCACTGGCGAGATGGTGGCCGTCAAGGCCCTCAAGGCTGGCTGCGGGCCCCAGCTTCGCAGGGGCTGGAGGCGGGAGATCGACATCCTGCGCACGCTGTACCACGAGCACATCGTCAAGTACAAGGGCTGCTGCGGGGATCAAGGTGGGCGGGGCCGGAAGGCCcgggccactcagggcctctcagtcccgggggggggggggggcgcagTTTGTGGTCGGCCTCCGTCCAGCCGCGGGCGCCGGGATGGGCGGCAGCCACCTTCAGACCTTCGCCACGGTCTGTCCCACCTGAGAGCTGGGCCTAGTGTGGGCGAGTCTTAGTGTCCCCTGCCCACCTTGGGGTGGGGAGCCGCAGGGCTCAGAGCCCACCCCTGCCTCTGTCGTCCGCACGGGTCGCCCCTGTCCCGCGCCAGGCGAGAAATCCGTGCAGCTCGTCATGGAGTACGTGCCTCTGGGCAGCCTCCGAGACTACCTGCCCCGGCACAGCGTCGGGCTGGCCCAGCTTCTGCTCTTCGCCCAGCAGATCTGCGAGGTGGGCCGCCCCGCGCCCCTGCTCCCAGAGCCTGTCCCCTCCTCCTAGGCCAGGCCTGAAGGTCCCACCCCGCCTGCTCGCCGGCTTGGCCCGCCCCTGAGCTGGCTTCCCTGCATCCGTGCCTATTCAGCTTTGCATCGGGCCCCACCCACGCCGGTCCCTCCGGATTCGCCCGGCCTCTAGGACGGAGAGCATCGCCCCGCCCCCGCTGTCCCCCTCTGCTTCCTTCTGCTCTGCCCCACCTGCCATCCTTCCCGCTCTCCTGCCTGGTCCGCGCAGGCCTGACCTGACTGTCCCGCAGCCAAACTGATCACAGCTCCTCAGGCCTGCCCCTGACCCCTGATCCTGACCCGCTCCGCCTCCAGGGCATGGCCTACCTGCACGCACAGCACTACATCCATCGCGACCTGGCTGCCCGCAACGTGTTGCTGGACAACGACAGGCTGGTCAAGATCGGGGACTTTGGCCTAGCCAAGGCTGTGCCTGAAGGCCATGAGTACTACTGCGTGCGAGAGGATGGGGACAGCCCCGTGTTCTGGTGATCAGGCGGGACCCACCCGGAGGGGGGTGCCAGGGTTAGCTGGAGCAGACAGGGTGGAGGACACAGATGCTGGGCTCTCAGATGGCAGGTCCTGGGCCCAGTGAGACTGCCCCTCCCTTCAGGGTTGGGGCTCTCATTGGGCCAGAGAGCTCCGAAGCCCCAGGGAAGGCTTTTAGCCTGGTCTGGCCCAGCACCTGAGTGTCCCGTCTCTGCAGGTACGCCCCAGAGTGCCTAAAGGAATGTAAGTTCTACTA
Protein-coding sequences here:
- the TYK2 gene encoding non-receptor tyrosine-protein kinase TYK2 isoform X1 codes for the protein MGGGVSVAMRWLLPAAAGRGPGLEPEFPGKAKPAVKSMPLWHRRPATRASKPDEDETQPLATRGGLKVLLHWAGPGGGEPWVTFSEATLTAEEVCIHIAHKVGITPPCFNLFALFDAQAQVWLPPNHVLEVSRDISLTLYFRMRFYFRNWHGMNPQEPAVYRCAPPGTEASSEQAEQGVQLLDPASFEYLFEQGKHEFVNDVASLWELSNEEEIHHFKNESLGMAFLHLCHFAVCHGVPLEKVAKKISFKDCIPRSFRLQIQQHNALTRLRLRSIFRRFLRTFQPGRLSQQVIMVKYLATLEQLAPRFGTECVPVCHLEPLARAEGEPCYIRDSSRAPPEPQPESAARAPTHEVLVTGTGGIQWRQMEAEGPRGDGRDSSRNCHAGPFGKKAKAQEVGSQPADRPQEAPWTDFCDFRDITHVVLKERHVSVHCQDKCLELTLPSRAAALSLVSLVDGYFRLTADSSHYLCHEVAPPRLVMSIQDGIHGPLMEPFVLAKLQPEDGLYLIHWSTSHLSRLILTVAQRDQAPGAGCLRLRRFPIELQAGVFRLEGWDRSFPSARELRAALQGCSLRTGNDCFSLHRCCLPQPGEISNLIIMRGPRANTRPLNLSQLSFHRICQDDITQLSHLGQGTRTNVYEGLLRVGGQSPKEGRADGGDSPLPSGGRGQELRVVLKVLDPSHHDIALAFYETASLMSQVSHVHLAFMHGVCVHGSENIMVTEFVERGPLDVWLRRERGHVPVAWKVVVAQQLASALSYLEDKSLVHGNVCGRNILLARLGLAEGTSPFIKLSDPGVGLNVLSREERVERIPWTAPECLSGGANSLSTAADKWGFGATLLEICFDGEAPLQGRGPSEKERFYQKQHQLPEPSCPDLATLTSQCLTYEPAQRPSFRTILRDLTRLQPQNLVDVLAVNLDSPASDPTVFHKRYLKKIRDLGEGHFGKVSLYCYDPTNDGTGEMVAVKALKAGCGPQLRRGWRREIDILRTLYHEHIVKYKGCCGDQGEKSVQLVMEYVPLGSLRDYLPRHSVGLAQLLLFAQQICEGMAYLHAQHYIHRDLAARNVLLDNDRLVKIGDFGLAKAVPEGHEYYCVREDGDSPVFWYAPECLKECKFYYSSDVWSFGVTMYELLTYCDSSQSPPSKFIELIGLTQGQMTVLRLTEVLERGERLPRPEKCPCEIYVLMKNCWEADASFRPTFQNLIPILKMAHEKYQGQPPSVFSVC
- the TYK2 gene encoding non-receptor tyrosine-protein kinase TYK2 isoform X4, whose product is MGGGVSVAMRWLLPAAAGRGPGLEPEFPGKAKPAVKSMPLWHRRPATRASKPDEDETQPLATRGGLKVLLHWAGPGGGEPWVTFSEATLTAEEVCIHIAHKVGITPPCFNLFALFDAQAQVWLPPNHVLEVSRDISLTLYFRMRFYFRNWHGMNPQEPAVYRCAPPGTEASSEQAEQGVQLLDPASFEYLFEQGKHEFVNDVASLWELSNEEEIHHFKNESLGMAFLHLCHFAVCHGVPLEKVAKKISFKDCIPRSFRLQIQQHNALTRLRLRSIFRRFLRTFQPGRLSQQVIMVKYLATLEQLAPRFGTECVPVCHLEPLARAEGEPCYIRDSSRAPPEPQPESAARAPTHEVLVTGTGGIQWRQMEAEGPRGDGRDSSRNCHAGPFGKKAKAQEVGSQPADRPQEAPWTDFCDFRDITHVVLKERHVSVHCQDKCLELTLPSRAAALSLVSLVDGYFRLTADSSHYLCHEVAPPRLVMSIQDGIHGPLMEPFVLAKLQPEDGLYLIHWSTSHLSRLILTVAQRDQAPGAGCLRLRRFPIELQAGVFRLEGWDRSFPSARELRAALQGCSLRTGNDCFSLHRCCLPQPGEISNLIIMRGPRANTRPLNLSQLSFHRICQDDITQLSHLGQGTRTNVYEGLLRVGGQSPKEGRADGGDSPLPSGGRGQELRVVLKVLDPSHHDIALAFYETASLMSQVSHVHLAFMHGVCVHGSENIMVTEFVERGPLDVWLRRERGHVPVAWKVVVAQQLASALSYLEDKSLVHGNVCGRNILLARLGLAEGTSPFIKLSDPGVGLNVLSREERVERIPWTAPECLSGGANSLSTAADKWGFGATLLEICFDGEAPLQGRGPSEKERFYQKQHQLPEPSCPDLATLTSQCLTYEPAQRPSFRTILRDLTRLQPQNLVDVLAVNLDSPASDPTVFHKRYLKKIRDLGEGHFGKVSLYCYDPTNDGTGEMVAVKALKAGCGPQLRRGWRREIDILRTLYHEHIVKYKGCCGDQGEKSVQLVMEYVPLGSLRDYLPRHSVGLAQLLLFAQQICEGMAYLHAQHYIHRDLAARNVLLDNDRLVKIGDFGLAKAVPEGHEYYCVREDGDSPVFW
- the TYK2 gene encoding non-receptor tyrosine-protein kinase TYK2 isoform X3, producing MPLWHRRPATRASKPDEDETQPLATRGGLKVLLHWAGPGGGEPWVTFSEATLTAEEVCIHIAHKVGITPPCFNLFALFDAQAQVWLPPNHVLEVSRDISLTLYFRMRFYFRNWHGMNPQEPAVYRCAPPGTEASSEQAEQGVQLLDPASFEYLFEQGKHEFVNDVASLWELSNEEEIHHFKNESLGMAFLHLCHFAVCHGVPLEKVAKKISFKDCIPRSFRLQIQQHNALTRLRLRSIFRRFLRTFQPGRLSQQVIMVKYLATLEQLAPRFGTECVPVCHLEPLARAEGEPCYIRDSSRAPPEPQPESAARAPTHEVLVTGTGGIQWRQMEAEGPRGDGRDSSRNCHAGPFGKKAKAQEVGSQPADRPQEAPWTDFCDFRDITHVVLKERHVSVHCQDKCLELTLPSRAAALSLVSLVDGYFRLTADSSHYLCHEVAPPRLVMSIQDGIHGPLMEPFVLAKLQPEDGLYLIHWSTSHLSRLILTVAQRDQAPGAGCLRLRRFPIELQAGVFRLEGWDRSFPSARELRAALQGCSLRTGNDCFSLHRCCLPQPGEISNLIIMRGPRANTRPLNLSQLSFHRICQDDITQLSHLGQGTRTNVYEGLLRVGGQSPKEGRADGGDSPLPSGGRGQELRVVLKVLDPSHHDIALAFYETASLMSQVSHVHLAFMHGVCVHGSENIMVTEFVERGPLDVWLRRERGHVPVAWKVVVAQQLASALSYLEDKSLVHGNVCGRNILLARLGLAEGTSPFIKLSDPGVGLNVLSREERVERIPWTAPECLSGGANSLSTAADKWGFGATLLEICFDGEAPLQGRGPSEKERFYQKQHQLPEPSCPDLATLTSQCLTYEPAQRPSFRTILRDLTRLQPQNLVDVLAVNLDSPASDPTVFHKRYLKKIRDLGEGHFGKVSLYCYDPTNDGTGEMVAVKALKAGCGPQLRRGWRREIDILRTLYHEHIVKYKGCCGDQGEKSVQLVMEYVPLGSLRDYLPRHSVGLAQLLLFAQQICEGMAYLHAQHYIHRDLAARNVLLDNDRLVKIGDFGLAKAVPEGHEYYCVREDGDSPVFWYAPECLKECKFYYSSDVWSFGVTMYELLTYCDSSQSPPSKFIELIGLTQGQMTVLRLTEVLERGERLPRPEKCPCEIYVLMKNCWEADASFRPTFQNLIPILKMAHEKYQGQPPSVFSVC
- the TYK2 gene encoding non-receptor tyrosine-protein kinase TYK2 isoform X2; protein product: MDTPKAESTIFSQTLIAKPAVKSMPLWHRRPATRASKPDEDETQPLATRGGLKVLLHWAGPGGGEPWVTFSEATLTAEEVCIHIAHKVGITPPCFNLFALFDAQAQVWLPPNHVLEVSRDISLTLYFRMRFYFRNWHGMNPQEPAVYRCAPPGTEASSEQAEQGVQLLDPASFEYLFEQGKHEFVNDVASLWELSNEEEIHHFKNESLGMAFLHLCHFAVCHGVPLEKVAKKISFKDCIPRSFRLQIQQHNALTRLRLRSIFRRFLRTFQPGRLSQQVIMVKYLATLEQLAPRFGTECVPVCHLEPLARAEGEPCYIRDSSRAPPEPQPESAARAPTHEVLVTGTGGIQWRQMEAEGPRGDGRDSSRNCHAGPFGKKAKAQEVGSQPADRPQEAPWTDFCDFRDITHVVLKERHVSVHCQDKCLELTLPSRAAALSLVSLVDGYFRLTADSSHYLCHEVAPPRLVMSIQDGIHGPLMEPFVLAKLQPEDGLYLIHWSTSHLSRLILTVAQRDQAPGAGCLRLRRFPIELQAGVFRLEGWDRSFPSARELRAALQGCSLRTGNDCFSLHRCCLPQPGEISNLIIMRGPRANTRPLNLSQLSFHRICQDDITQLSHLGQGTRTNVYEGLLRVGGQSPKEGRADGGDSPLPSGGRGQELRVVLKVLDPSHHDIALAFYETASLMSQVSHVHLAFMHGVCVHGSENIMVTEFVERGPLDVWLRRERGHVPVAWKVVVAQQLASALSYLEDKSLVHGNVCGRNILLARLGLAEGTSPFIKLSDPGVGLNVLSREERVERIPWTAPECLSGGANSLSTAADKWGFGATLLEICFDGEAPLQGRGPSEKERFYQKQHQLPEPSCPDLATLTSQCLTYEPAQRPSFRTILRDLTRLQPQNLVDVLAVNLDSPASDPTVFHKRYLKKIRDLGEGHFGKVSLYCYDPTNDGTGEMVAVKALKAGCGPQLRRGWRREIDILRTLYHEHIVKYKGCCGDQGEKSVQLVMEYVPLGSLRDYLPRHSVGLAQLLLFAQQICEGMAYLHAQHYIHRDLAARNVLLDNDRLVKIGDFGLAKAVPEGHEYYCVREDGDSPVFWYAPECLKECKFYYSSDVWSFGVTMYELLTYCDSSQSPPSKFIELIGLTQGQMTVLRLTEVLERGERLPRPEKCPCEIYVLMKNCWEADASFRPTFQNLIPILKMAHEKYQGQPPSVFSVC
- the TYK2 gene encoding non-receptor tyrosine-protein kinase TYK2 isoform X5, which produces MGGGVSVAMRWLLPAAAGRGPGLEPEFPGKAKPAVKSMPLWHRRPATRASKPDEDETQPLATRGGLKVLLHWAGPGGGEPWVTFSEATLTAEEVCIHIAHKVGITPPCFNLFALFDAQAQVWLPPNHVLEVSRDISLTLYFRMRFYFRNWHGMNPQEPAVYRCAPPGTEASSEQAEQGVQLLDPASFEYLFEQGKHEFVNDVASLWELSNEEEIHHFKNESLGMAFLHLCHFAVCHGVPLEKVAKKISFKDCIPRSFRLQIQQHNALTRLRLRSIFRRFLRTFQPGRLSQQVIMVKYLATLEQLAPRFGTECVPVCHLEPLARAEGEPCYIRDSSRAPPEPQPESAARAPTHEVLVTGTGGIQWRQMEAEGPRGDGRDSSRNCHAGPFGKKAKAQEVGSQPADRPQEAPWTDFCDFRDITHVVLKERHVSVHCQDKCLELTLPSRAAALSLVSLVDGYFRLTADSSHYLCHEVAPPRLVMSIQDGIHGPLMEPFVLAKLQPEDGLYLIHWSTSHLSRLILTVAQRDQAPGAGCLRLRRFPIELQAGVFRLEGWDRSFPSARELRAALQGCSLRTGNDCFSLHRCCLPQPGEISNLIIMRGPRANTRPLNLSQLSFHRICQDDITQLSHLGQGTRTNVYEGLLRVGGQSPKEGRADGGDSPLPSGGRGQELRVVLKVLDPSHHDIALAFYETASLMSQVSHVHLAFMHGVCVHGSENIMVTEFVERGPLDVWLRRERGHVPVAWKVVVAQQLASALSYLEDKSLVHGNVCGRNILLARLGLAEGTSPFIKLSDPGVGLNVLSREERVERIPWTAPECLSGGANSLSTAADKWGFGATLLEICFDGEAPLQGRGPSEKERFYQKQHQLPEPSCPDLATLTSQCLTYEPAQRPSFRTILRDLTRLQPQNLVDVLAVNLDSPASDPTVFHKRYLKKIRDLGEGHFGKVSLYCYDPTNDGTGEMVAVKALKAGCGPQLRRGWRREIDILRTLYHEHIVKYKGCCGDQGQA